In Pseudoduganella albidiflava, a single window of DNA contains:
- a CDS encoding BufA1 family periplasmic bufferin-type metallophore, with translation MNKAAMIAAALAATCAAGTAQAQMGGGPDKEKCYGVAKAGQNDCASSDGAHGCASMARTDNAPTEWKWVAKGTCEKLGGKTTAPAPAK, from the coding sequence ATGAACAAGGCAGCGATGATCGCCGCGGCATTGGCCGCGACCTGCGCAGCGGGTACCGCCCAGGCGCAGATGGGTGGCGGGCCCGACAAGGAAAAATGCTATGGCGTGGCGAAAGCCGGCCAGAACGATTGCGCCTCGTCGGATGGTGCGCACGGCTGCGCGTCGATGGCGCGTACCGACAATGCGCCGACCGAATGGAAATGGGTGGCCAAGGGCACCTGCGAAAAACTGGGCGGCAAGACCACGGCGCCGGCGCCCGCCAAGTAA
- a CDS encoding YjfB family protein has translation MDAMSIARLSTTIAETGTKQEVSMAVLKKAMDMQASSAAALIDALPAAPSAPNLPPHLGNRINTTA, from the coding sequence ATGGACGCAATGAGCATTGCCCGGCTGTCGACGACGATCGCGGAGACCGGTACGAAGCAGGAAGTCAGCATGGCGGTGCTGAAAAAAGCGATGGACATGCAGGCATCGTCGGCCGCCGCGCTGATCGATGCGCTGCCGGCGGCGCCAAGCGCGCCCAACCTTCCGCCGCACCTGGGCAACCGGATCAATACCACGGCTTGA
- the mobB gene encoding molybdopterin-guanine dinucleotide biosynthesis protein B: MEHTPAAAAPVIGIVGRSGSGKTTLLEYLVGQLAAAGRKVNVIKHSHHDLELEPPGKDSARLRRAGAAEVMVASPYRYAIVHELRGAAEPGLDEQLARLAPADLTLVEGFKSFPIDKLEIHRGVGDKGPLYPHDEHIVAVASTLPRPAGLAPHIDWLDLDDRDAILAWLLKRMAGMPPPASSSP, from the coding sequence ATGGAGCACACACCAGCCGCCGCGGCGCCGGTGATCGGCATCGTCGGCCGGTCGGGCAGCGGCAAGACCACGCTGCTGGAATACCTCGTTGGCCAGCTGGCCGCGGCGGGGCGAAAAGTCAATGTCATCAAGCACAGCCATCACGACCTGGAGCTGGAACCGCCCGGCAAGGACAGCGCGCGGCTGAGGCGCGCCGGCGCGGCCGAAGTCATGGTAGCGTCGCCTTACCGGTACGCCATCGTGCATGAACTGCGCGGCGCCGCGGAACCGGGCCTGGATGAACAGCTCGCCCGGCTGGCACCCGCCGACCTGACCCTGGTGGAAGGCTTTAAATCTTTTCCGATCGACAAGCTGGAAATCCACCGCGGTGTCGGCGACAAGGGGCCGCTGTATCCGCATGACGAGCACATCGTGGCCGTCGCATCGACGCTGCCGCGGCCGGCCGGGTTGGCGCCGCACATCGATTGGCTGGACCTGGACGACCGCGATGCCATCCTGGCATGGCTGCTGAAAAGGATGGCTGGCATGCCGCCGCCGGCCTCAAGTTCCCCGTAA
- a CDS encoding general secretion pathway protein GspB, with amino-acid sequence MSYILEALKKAQAERQLGETPGIHAPAPVAPAGAGAPLRKPLVAVVAAMAAVIAGLAVVVWRQAAAPAQPAVPVPAEQPRAVAVAPAPAPVAPPVTQPVTQPAAVAPAPAPVVAAVPAPAVQARKETAPTPVAIAQQQPAAVAPPQPAARAEAPPVAATPSKPDEASREEPVLALRDLPEPIRRAIPPVAMSGYMYSPNPADRLVLIDKVLRREGDEVAPGLVLERLEAKGAVFAFRGYRYRMPY; translated from the coding sequence ATGTCCTACATTCTCGAAGCATTAAAAAAAGCGCAGGCCGAGCGGCAATTGGGTGAAACGCCGGGCATCCATGCGCCCGCACCCGTGGCGCCAGCCGGGGCAGGCGCACCGCTGCGCAAGCCGCTCGTCGCGGTCGTCGCGGCCATGGCGGCCGTCATCGCCGGGCTGGCCGTGGTGGTGTGGCGGCAGGCGGCCGCGCCCGCGCAACCTGCGGTGCCCGTGCCGGCGGAGCAGCCGCGGGCGGTGGCGGTTGCACCAGCTCCCGCGCCTGTGGCGCCGCCTGTCACGCAGCCTGTCACGCAGCCTGCCGCCGTGGCCCCGGCACCTGCGCCGGTGGTCGCCGCCGTCCCCGCTCCGGCGGTCCAGGCCCGCAAGGAAACGGCGCCGACGCCTGTCGCCATCGCGCAGCAGCAACCTGCCGCCGTCGCGCCGCCGCAACCTGCCGCCCGCGCCGAAGCGCCGCCAGTCGCCGCCACCCCGTCGAAGCCGGACGAAGCGTCGCGCGAAGAACCGGTATTGGCCTTGCGCGACCTGCCGGAGCCGATCCGGCGCGCCATTCCGCCGGTGGCGATGAGCGGCTACATGTATTCGCCGAACCCGGCCGACCGGTTGGTGCTGATCGACAAGGTCCTGCGCCGCGAAGGCGACGAAGTGGCGCCCGGGCTGGTACTGGAGCGGCTCGAAGCGAAGGGCGCGGTCTTTGCATTCCGGGGTTATCGGTACCGGATGCCATATTGA
- a CDS encoding ExeA family protein yields the protein MYTRFFNLTRSPFSIAPDPRYLYMSERHREALAHLLYGVGSGGGFVLLTGEIGAGKTTVCRCFIEQVPPGCQLAYIFNPKLSVEELLQSVCDEFRIALPAGAATVKHYVDAINRHLLDSHARGANNVLVIDEAQNLSAAVLEQLRLLTNLETSERKLLQIILIGQPELRTMLAQPELEQLAQRVIARYHLGSLSAAETGQYIAHRLAVAGLAGPSPFPAGVTALVHALTQGVPRRINLLCDRALLGAYVENKAQVTRKIVRRAAQEVFGAAVPRVRARWPLVAGGVLAGAVLTAAAWQLAPRQPAPAAAPAVAATPQGALPVAPQGTDSEATLRRLAALWGVAMKAGAGEACAEAPRHNLRCLATRGTLDDLRLLDRPAMLTLNDDPALPTHALLVALGERDGVLEIGGRRHAVTRAALDNRYDGTFTTFWRAPPGWREQVAAGDRGAQVDWLARRLAQRASAARPEDGAPLEGETLRRLRDFQASQQLKADGVAGPKTFIRLSALIDAGMANPEPRLASPAGGK from the coding sequence ATGTACACGCGATTCTTCAACCTGACCCGCAGCCCGTTCTCCATCGCGCCCGATCCGCGCTACCTGTACATGAGCGAGCGCCATCGCGAGGCGCTGGCGCACCTGCTGTACGGCGTGGGCAGCGGCGGCGGCTTCGTGCTGCTGACGGGCGAGATCGGCGCCGGCAAGACCACCGTGTGCCGCTGCTTCATCGAACAGGTTCCGCCCGGTTGCCAGCTGGCCTACATCTTCAACCCGAAGCTGTCCGTCGAGGAGCTGCTGCAATCGGTGTGCGACGAATTCCGCATCGCGCTGCCGGCGGGCGCCGCCACGGTGAAGCACTACGTGGATGCGATCAACCGGCACCTGCTGGACAGCCATGCGCGCGGCGCGAACAACGTGCTCGTGATCGACGAGGCGCAGAACCTGTCGGCGGCCGTGCTCGAGCAGTTGCGCCTGCTGACGAACCTGGAAACGAGCGAGCGCAAGCTGCTGCAGATCATCCTGATCGGCCAGCCCGAGCTGCGCACCATGCTGGCGCAGCCCGAGCTGGAACAGCTGGCGCAGCGCGTGATCGCCCGCTACCACCTGGGTTCCCTGAGCGCCGCCGAAACCGGGCAGTACATCGCGCACCGGCTGGCGGTGGCGGGGCTGGCCGGGCCGTCGCCTTTCCCGGCCGGCGTGACGGCGCTGGTCCATGCGCTGACGCAAGGCGTGCCGCGGCGGATCAACCTGCTGTGCGACCGCGCGCTGCTCGGCGCCTATGTCGAGAACAAGGCGCAGGTCACGCGCAAGATCGTGCGCCGCGCCGCGCAGGAAGTGTTCGGCGCGGCCGTGCCGCGCGTGCGGGCACGCTGGCCGCTGGTGGCCGGCGGGGTACTGGCCGGCGCCGTGCTGACCGCCGCCGCCTGGCAACTGGCGCCACGCCAGCCCGCGCCGGCGGCTGCGCCGGCAGTGGCTGCCACACCGCAGGGCGCGCTGCCTGTCGCGCCACAGGGCACGGACAGCGAGGCCACGCTGCGCCGGCTGGCCGCGTTGTGGGGCGTGGCAATGAAGGCCGGGGCGGGCGAAGCCTGCGCCGAGGCACCGCGGCACAACCTGCGCTGCCTTGCCACGCGCGGCACGCTGGACGACCTGCGCCTGCTGGACCGCCCGGCGATGCTGACATTGAACGACGATCCGGCGCTGCCGACCCATGCCTTGCTGGTGGCGCTCGGCGAGCGCGACGGCGTGCTCGAGATCGGCGGGCGTCGCCACGCCGTGACACGGGCGGCCCTGGATAATCGCTACGATGGCACCTTCACCACCTTCTGGCGGGCACCGCCCGGGTGGCGCGAGCAGGTGGCGGCCGGCGACCGGGGCGCGCAGGTGGACTGGCTGGCGCGGCGGCTGGCGCAGCGGGCCAGTGCCGCGCGGCCCGAGGACGGTGCGCCGCTCGAAGGCGAAACGCTGCGCCGCCTGCGCGATTTCCAGGCGTCCCAGCAACTGAAGGCGGATGGGGTGGCCGGCCCGAAGACCTTCATCCGGCTGAGCGCGCTCATCGATGCCGGCATGGCCAACCCGGAGCCCCGGCTGGCATCGCCGGCCGGAGGGAAGTGA
- a CDS encoding GIN domain-containing protein has translation MHRPSPTLAFVVLATAATLATGAAAADSASQARATETRNIGAFSAIDIAGPFDVQVDAEAPRALRLSGPAAELAEIETFVDRDTLVVRRKSRSGWHFSFGKRSEPVMVTIGTPQLNSLRNTGSGDVRLDRARGDTLQLTVSGPGDLQANGNVRELSVRGSGSGDIDLRGLRAATLRIKMSGPGDVEAAGITRELAADVTGSGDLDVNDIAADKVSATLTGPGSVALQGRSREIHATLAGSGDLDACSLAVEGASANLSGPGSACVAGTIRTMEARVRGSGDLEARGLQTQSLRAELDGPGSMKLSGTTGTLEASVSGSGDFDGEELAAGRAVVRGHGPGNIALQRVTDTLDAELRGSGGLSTALDAKSVRLTLAGPGGAHLQGRTARLAAQLSGSGSIDGRALQADQAQVTVRGPGNAVVNVRGKLETHGRGGADRLVNIDREGTQDAR, from the coding sequence ATGCATCGACCTTCCCCTACCCTCGCCTTCGTCGTCCTGGCCACGGCCGCCACCCTGGCCACCGGCGCCGCCGCGGCGGACAGCGCCAGCCAGGCCCGCGCCACCGAAACCCGCAACATCGGCGCGTTCAGCGCGATCGACATCGCCGGGCCGTTCGACGTGCAGGTGGATGCCGAGGCGCCGCGCGCGCTGCGGCTGTCCGGCCCGGCGGCCGAGCTGGCGGAGATCGAGACGTTCGTCGACCGCGATACGCTCGTGGTACGGCGCAAGAGCCGCAGCGGCTGGCACTTCAGCTTCGGCAAGCGCAGCGAACCGGTCATGGTGACGATCGGCACGCCGCAGCTGAACAGCCTGCGCAATACCGGCAGCGGCGACGTGCGCCTGGACCGGGCCCGCGGCGACACGCTGCAGCTGACCGTCAGCGGCCCCGGCGACCTGCAGGCGAACGGCAACGTGCGCGAACTGTCGGTGCGCGGCAGCGGCAGCGGCGACATCGACCTGCGCGGCCTGCGCGCCGCCACGCTGCGCATCAAGATGAGCGGCCCGGGCGACGTGGAAGCGGCCGGCATCACGCGCGAACTGGCGGCCGACGTGACGGGTTCGGGCGACCTGGACGTCAACGATATCGCGGCCGACAAGGTCAGCGCCACGCTGACCGGCCCCGGCTCCGTCGCGCTGCAGGGCCGCAGCCGTGAGATCCACGCCACGCTGGCCGGCTCCGGCGACCTGGACGCGTGCTCGCTGGCCGTGGAAGGCGCCAGCGCGAACCTGTCGGGGCCGGGCAGTGCCTGCGTGGCCGGCACCATCCGCACCATGGAAGCGCGGGTGCGCGGCTCGGGGGACCTGGAAGCGCGCGGCCTGCAGACGCAAAGCCTGCGCGCCGAACTGGACGGCCCCGGCAGCATGAAGCTGAGCGGCACCACCGGCACGCTGGAAGCCTCGGTCAGCGGCTCGGGCGATTTCGACGGCGAAGAGCTGGCCGCGGGCCGCGCCGTGGTGCGCGGCCATGGCCCCGGCAATATCGCCCTGCAGCGCGTGACCGATACCCTGGATGCCGAGCTGCGCGGCTCGGGCGGACTGAGCACCGCGCTGGACGCGAAAAGCGTGCGCCTGACGCTGGCCGGCCCGGGTGGCGCCCACCTGCAGGGCCGCACCGCGCGGCTGGCGGCCCAGCTGTCCGGTTCCGGCAGCATCGATGGCCGGGCACTGCAGGCCGACCAGGCCCAGGTCACCGTGCGCGGCCCCGGCAACGCCGTCGTCAACGTGCGCGGCAAGCTCGAAACCCATGGCCGGGGCGGCGCGGACCGGCTCGTGAACATCGACCGCGAAGGCACCCAGGACGCGCGCTGA
- a CDS encoding BadF/BadG/BcrA/BcrD ATPase family protein: protein MIDYLIGVDGGGTGTRVRLALPDGTLLAEGSAGPSALLHGIPNAWNAVEQAAAAAFAAAGLGVPERERIAIGLGLAGVHNRGWAAEFIGANPGYAAVALESDAYTTVLGAHQGQPGAIIALGTGSVGEVLGEDGSRREVGGWGFPSGDEAGGAWIGMRAVNHVQHVLDGRAAGGPFADAVIAACGGGRDAIQSWLASATQTRFAQLARIVLEHAAGDDTAREIMLEAGRQVGLIAGALDTAGRLPIALCGGLAEPMRAFLPGELLARIVPASGDSATGALQLIRRQLAEASVKE from the coding sequence ATGATCGACTATCTGATCGGCGTCGACGGCGGCGGCACGGGCACGCGGGTGCGCCTGGCACTGCCCGATGGCACGTTACTGGCCGAAGGCAGCGCCGGCCCGTCCGCCCTGCTGCACGGCATCCCCAACGCATGGAATGCCGTCGAGCAGGCGGCCGCGGCGGCGTTTGCCGCGGCCGGCCTCGGCGTTCCCGAGCGCGAGCGCATCGCCATCGGGCTCGGGCTGGCCGGGGTCCATAACCGGGGCTGGGCGGCGGAGTTCATCGGCGCCAATCCCGGCTACGCGGCGGTGGCGCTGGAAAGCGATGCGTACACCACGGTCCTCGGCGCCCACCAGGGCCAGCCCGGCGCGATCATCGCGCTCGGCACCGGCAGCGTCGGCGAAGTGCTGGGCGAGGATGGCTCGCGGCGCGAAGTCGGCGGCTGGGGCTTTCCTTCCGGCGATGAAGCGGGCGGTGCCTGGATCGGCATGCGCGCCGTGAACCATGTCCAGCACGTGCTCGACGGCCGCGCCGCCGGCGGCCCGTTCGCCGATGCGGTCATCGCCGCGTGCGGTGGCGGCAGGGATGCGATCCAGTCGTGGCTTGCCAGCGCGACGCAGACCCGTTTCGCGCAACTGGCCCGCATCGTGCTGGAACACGCGGCCGGCGACGACACGGCGCGCGAGATCATGCTCGAGGCGGGCCGGCAGGTGGGCCTGATCGCCGGCGCGCTCGATACCGCGGGCAGGCTGCCGATCGCGCTGTGCGGCGGCCTGGCCGAACCGATGCGCGCCTTCCTGCCGGGCGAGCTGCTGGCGCGCATCGTGCCGGCCAGCGGCGATTCCGCCACCGGCGCGCTGCAACTGATCCGGCGACAGCTCGCCGAAGCTTCCGTGAAGGAGTGA
- a CDS encoding GntR family transcriptional regulator encodes MPARLRDFHPDAASDTPLYMQVANRLSDGIAGGDWRANEALPSERVLSDALSISRVTARKAIDLLCDRGMLTRRRGSGTYITPKLEQPLSRLTSFSEELRQRGFTAGSRWLQREIGIAAPMEVLSLGLSPNMPVARLKRLRTADDVVMAIETSTIPAAYVPDPQRVTDSLYGYLEAHGTVPMRALQHIRAVNANAEQAKLANIAPGTAMLHITRVSYLDSGAAVELTHSWCRSDYYEFVAESRR; translated from the coding sequence ATGCCGGCCCGACTGCGTGATTTCCATCCCGATGCGGCCAGCGATACGCCGCTTTACATGCAGGTGGCCAACCGCCTGTCCGACGGCATCGCGGGCGGCGACTGGCGCGCCAACGAAGCACTGCCTTCCGAGCGCGTGCTGTCCGATGCACTGAGCATCTCGCGCGTCACGGCGAGGAAGGCGATCGACCTGCTGTGCGACCGCGGCATGCTGACGCGCCGGCGCGGCTCGGGCACCTACATCACGCCCAAGCTGGAACAGCCGCTGTCGCGCCTGACGAGCTTTTCGGAAGAACTGCGCCAGCGCGGCTTCACGGCCGGTTCGCGCTGGCTGCAGCGCGAGATCGGCATCGCCGCGCCGATGGAGGTGCTGTCGCTCGGCCTGTCGCCCAACATGCCGGTGGCGCGCCTGAAGCGGCTGCGCACGGCCGACGACGTGGTGATGGCGATCGAGACATCGACCATCCCGGCCGCCTACGTGCCGGACCCGCAGCGCGTCACCGATTCGCTGTACGGCTACCTGGAAGCGCACGGCACGGTGCCGATGCGGGCGCTGCAGCACATCCGCGCGGTCAACGCCAACGCCGAGCAGGCGAAACTGGCCAACATCGCGCCTGGCACGGCCATGCTGCACATTACGCGCGTGAGCTACCTGGACAGCGGTGCCGCGGTGGAACTGACCCACTCGTGGTGCCGCAGTGATTATTACGAATTCGTAGCGGAGTCGCGTCGATGA
- the nagA gene encoding N-acetylglucosamine-6-phosphate deacetylase, with protein MNDAIKPSTIKGNILSAGGWIAGTLSFTDRVSGIDGAAADPGSNGDDYILPGFIDLHVHGGAGRDVMQGGDAVHAIAAIHARHGTTSILATTMTAPPEDIDVALAAIGQAVRQRGKGEARVLGAHLEGPYINSGKLGAQPNFARAATLAEVQRLETLAPLRVITVAPEIAGHLALVRELAGEGVRVQIGHTLGSYEDGVAALEHGAAGFTHLFNAMSPLHHREPGMVGAALAHAQYAELIPDLLHVHPGAIKTALRAIPRLYCVTDSTSATGMPDGEYMLGRHTVHKCMGGVRLPDGTLAGSTLTLDQALRNLVGLGLDLADASARVSTHAADYLGLEERGRLAPGTWADIVVLGRDLQLKAVYIEGERIDLNDA; from the coding sequence ATGAACGATGCCATCAAACCAAGCACCATCAAGGGCAACATCCTGAGCGCCGGCGGCTGGATCGCCGGTACCCTTTCCTTTACCGACCGCGTGAGCGGCATCGATGGCGCCGCCGCCGATCCCGGTTCGAACGGCGACGACTATATCCTGCCCGGCTTCATCGACCTGCACGTGCACGGCGGCGCGGGGCGCGACGTGATGCAGGGCGGCGATGCTGTCCACGCGATCGCCGCGATCCATGCCCGCCATGGCACCACCAGCATCCTCGCCACCACGATGACGGCGCCGCCGGAAGACATCGACGTGGCACTGGCCGCGATCGGCCAGGCGGTACGCCAGCGCGGCAAGGGCGAAGCGCGCGTGCTGGGCGCGCACCTGGAAGGCCCGTACATCAATTCCGGCAAGCTGGGAGCGCAACCGAATTTCGCCCGCGCCGCCACGCTGGCCGAGGTGCAGCGGCTGGAAACCCTGGCTCCGCTGCGGGTGATCACGGTGGCGCCGGAAATCGCCGGCCACCTGGCGCTGGTGCGCGAACTTGCCGGCGAAGGCGTGCGCGTGCAGATCGGCCACACGCTGGGCTCCTATGAGGATGGCGTGGCCGCCCTGGAACACGGCGCGGCCGGCTTCACGCACCTGTTCAATGCGATGAGCCCCCTGCACCACCGCGAACCCGGCATGGTCGGCGCGGCGCTTGCGCATGCGCAATACGCCGAACTGATTCCCGACCTGCTGCACGTGCATCCCGGCGCCATCAAGACCGCGCTACGCGCCATTCCGCGGCTGTATTGCGTCACCGATTCCACCTCCGCCACCGGCATGCCCGATGGCGAATACATGCTGGGCCGGCACACCGTGCACAAGTGCATGGGCGGCGTGCGGCTTCCGGACGGCACGCTGGCCGGCAGCACGCTGACGCTCGACCAGGCGCTGCGCAACCTCGTCGGCCTGGGCCTCGACCTGGCCGACGCCTCGGCACGCGTGTCCACGCATGCCGCCGATTACCTGGGCCTGGAAGAGCGCGGCCGGCTCGCCCCGGGCACCTGGGCCGACATCGTGGTGCTGGGCCGCGACCTGCAACTGAAAGCCGTCTATATCGAAGGAGAACGCATTGACCTCAATGATGCTTAA
- a CDS encoding SIS domain-containing protein has protein sequence MMLKEALSAADCVAGQLAHDADRYAELGRRLAGTPFATALTVARGSSDHASNYIAYLIMARLGRVVASLPMSLVTLHKSPLMTRDTLTIAVSQSGQSPDVVEPIRYFREGGATTVALVNDIDSPLAQAAEWAMPLRAGKEQSVAATKSFITSLVAGARLVANWQDDAELKDGLAALPEALRAAARADWQQAVDVLAPARNIMVVGRGISFPVALEASLKFKETSALQAEAFSGAEIKHGPMALIDEGYPLLIFATRGPTQAGLLALADEMRGRGARVLLAAPDDVAQRDLTLPVAATPDLDPIVAIQAFYVMAAQLSAARGLDPDKPRHLSKVTKTS, from the coding sequence ATGATGCTTAAGGAAGCGCTGTCCGCGGCGGACTGCGTGGCCGGGCAACTGGCGCACGACGCCGACCGTTATGCCGAGCTGGGCCGCCGGCTCGCCGGCACGCCCTTCGCCACCGCGCTCACGGTGGCGCGCGGCAGCTCGGACCACGCGTCGAACTACATCGCCTACCTGATCATGGCGCGGCTGGGGCGCGTGGTGGCTTCGCTGCCGATGTCGCTCGTCACGCTGCACAAGTCGCCTTTGATGACGCGCGACACGCTGACGATCGCCGTGTCGCAATCGGGCCAGAGCCCGGACGTGGTCGAGCCGATCCGCTATTTCCGCGAGGGCGGCGCCACCACCGTGGCGCTGGTCAACGACATCGACTCGCCGTTGGCGCAGGCCGCCGAGTGGGCGATGCCGCTGCGCGCCGGCAAGGAACAGAGCGTGGCCGCGACGAAGAGCTTCATCACGTCGCTGGTGGCCGGCGCCCGGCTGGTGGCGAACTGGCAGGACGATGCGGAACTGAAGGATGGCCTGGCGGCGCTGCCGGAAGCGCTGCGCGCCGCCGCGCGGGCCGACTGGCAGCAGGCGGTGGACGTGCTGGCCCCGGCCCGCAACATCATGGTGGTCGGCCGCGGCATCAGCTTCCCCGTCGCGCTGGAAGCATCGCTGAAATTCAAGGAAACCTCGGCCCTGCAGGCCGAGGCGTTTTCCGGCGCCGAGATCAAGCACGGCCCGATGGCGCTGATCGACGAGGGTTATCCGCTGCTGATCTTCGCCACGCGCGGTCCCACGCAGGCCGGCCTGCTGGCGCTGGCCGACGAGATGCGCGGCCGTGGCGCACGCGTGCTGCTCGCCGCGCCGGACGACGTGGCGCAGCGCGACCTGACGCTGCCGGTGGCGGCCACGCCCGACCTCGATCCGATCGTGGCGATCCAGGCGTTCTACGTGATGGCGGCGCAACTGTCGGCCGCGCGCGGGCTGGATCCGGACAAGCCGCGGCACCTGTCCAAGGTCACCAAGACCAGCTAG
- the nagZ gene encoding beta-N-acetylhexosaminidase — MNQPPNALRKLAGQLIMIRFPGTELDAATARFLEENGIRAVCLFRGNMTDQAQLSKLTADLRAVLGPEALIAIDQEGGAVVRSTWVPAPPAAMGLGAADDTGLAHRTGAAVARAVKALGFNWNFAPVLDLNNNPHNPVIAERSFGADPQRAAQLAMAWMAGSEEEGVACCVKHFPGHGDTSVDSHRDLPTVDKPRAELEAFEFAPFRAAAPVAPAVMTAHIVYPAIDAANPATMSPAILDGILRREWNYGGVIITDGMDMHAIAGRYGAGNAAVRALAAGADMVMALGTPQTQDETLDAIAQAIADGTISRAQVDERLARLSALAAKYPCAPREYTEDAADRAVMAEGWRRALTSRGAPRRPAAGAKVRLVVRQDVVSDGVSEAGVPAARVADALRHLHDVELVTFADAESFDWSALPADGRYTILASTSRLRYGPHARATWRPDLHVALWNPYQALDIDAPALMTYGFAAPALEAVAAWLAGELEAAGTCPVPGFA; from the coding sequence ATGAACCAACCACCGAACGCCCTGCGCAAGCTTGCCGGCCAGCTGATCATGATCCGCTTTCCCGGCACGGAACTCGATGCCGCCACGGCCCGCTTCCTGGAAGAGAACGGCATCCGCGCCGTGTGCCTGTTCCGCGGCAACATGACGGACCAGGCGCAGCTGTCGAAGCTGACGGCCGACCTGCGCGCGGTGCTCGGCCCCGAAGCGCTGATCGCGATCGACCAGGAAGGCGGCGCCGTGGTGCGCTCGACCTGGGTGCCGGCACCGCCGGCGGCGATGGGCCTGGGCGCCGCCGACGATACCGGCCTGGCGCACCGCACCGGCGCCGCCGTGGCGCGCGCCGTGAAGGCGCTGGGCTTCAACTGGAACTTCGCGCCGGTGCTGGACCTGAACAACAACCCGCACAACCCGGTGATCGCCGAGCGTTCGTTCGGCGCCGATCCGCAACGCGCGGCGCAGCTGGCGATGGCGTGGATGGCCGGCAGCGAGGAAGAAGGCGTGGCCTGCTGCGTCAAGCACTTCCCCGGCCATGGCGACACCAGCGTGGATTCGCACCGCGACCTGCCCACTGTCGACAAGCCGCGCGCCGAACTGGAAGCGTTCGAGTTCGCGCCGTTCCGCGCCGCCGCGCCGGTGGCCCCGGCCGTGATGACGGCGCACATCGTCTACCCCGCCATCGATGCCGCCAATCCGGCCACGATGTCGCCGGCAATCCTGGACGGCATCCTGCGCCGCGAGTGGAACTACGGCGGCGTGATCATCACCGACGGCATGGACATGCACGCGATCGCCGGCCGCTACGGCGCGGGCAACGCGGCCGTGCGCGCACTGGCCGCCGGCGCCGACATGGTGATGGCGCTTGGCACCCCGCAAACGCAGGATGAAACACTCGACGCGATCGCCCAGGCCATCGCCGACGGCACCATCAGCCGCGCCCAGGTCGACGAACGCCTGGCCCGGCTGTCGGCGCTGGCGGCGAAGTACCCGTGCGCGCCGCGCGAGTACACCGAGGACGCCGCCGACCGCGCCGTGATGGCCGAGGGATGGCGCCGCGCGCTCACCAGCCGCGGCGCGCCCCGGCGGCCCGCGGCCGGCGCCAAGGTGCGCCTGGTGGTGCGGCAGGATGTGGTCAGCGACGGCGTGTCGGAAGCCGGCGTGCCGGCGGCCCGCGTGGCCGATGCGCTGCGCCACCTGCACGACGTGGAACTGGTCACGTTCGCCGATGCCGAAAGCTTCGACTGGTCCGCCCTGCCGGCCGATGGCCGCTACACGATCCTGGCCTCCACCTCGCGCCTGCGCTATGGCCCGCATGCGCGCGCCACCTGGCGGCCGGACCTGCACGTGGCGCTGTGGAATCCCTACCAGGCGCTCGACATCGATGCGCCGGCACTGATGACCTACGGCTTCGCCGCGCCGGCGCTGGAAGCCGTTGCCGCCTGGCTTGCCGGCGAGCTGGAAGCGGCCGGCACATGCCCGGTGCCGGGTTTCGCCTGA